The Nitrospirae bacterium YQR-1 genomic sequence GGGATAACATTCAGCCGGAAGAACAGATCCTCACGAAATTTACCCTCCTTAACCTCTTTTTGTAAGTCCTTATTTGTAGCTGCTATTATCCTGACATCCACCTTTATGTTCTTACTGCCGCCGACACGCTGAAACTCCTGAGTTTCTATGATTCTAAGAAGTTTAGCCTGCGTTGTCATAGACATATCACCAATTTCATCCAGAAACAGAGTCCCCTCATTAGCAAGCTCAAACTTACCTCTTTTCTTTTCAAAAGCACCCGTGAAGGAGCCCTTCTCGTGGCCAAACAGCTCGCTCTCTATAAGCTCCTGAGGGATGGCAACACAATTTACCTCAACAAATGCCTTATTAACCCTGTCGCTCTGATGATGGAGGTTTCTTGCTACCAGTTCCTTTCCAACTCCGCTCTCACCCATTATCAACACCCTTGCATTGCTCTTTCCGGCTATTTCTATTTCTTTTTTCAAATCCCTGACAGCCCTTGATTCGCCGACTATGGTGTACTTCTGGATCATATCCTTTTTCAGTGTCTCGTTTTGTACCTGTAACTCCTTACGCTCAATTGCGTTTTTTGCCGTAAGAAGCACCCGCTCCAGCGACAGCGGTTTCTCAAGAAAATCGTATGCTCCAAGCCGTGTAGCCTTTACCGCCTGATCGATTTTCCCATGCCCGGATATTATGATAACAGGCAACACTGAGTTAAGCTGTTTTATCCTCTGAAGCACCTCAAGACCGTCTATGCCTGGAAGCCATAAGTCCAGAAATACCACATCAGGGTGATTTTTCTCTATATACTCAATTCCTTCCTCGCCTGTTTCGAACTTCACCACATTAAAACCCTCATCCTCAAAAATCTCCGACAGGGTCTCCCTTATGCTCTTCTCATCATCAATTAAAACAACTGTAAAATCGCCCATATCTGCCACCTTTGTTTGTTTAAAAGCACGGTAATTCTATCTTAAATACAGAGCCTTTAGGGGTGTTGTCCTTTACGGAAATCATCCCCTTGTGCTCGGTAACTATCCTGTGGGCTATGGCAAGACCGAGTCCTGTACCGTTTTTTCGCCGTGAAAAATACGGCTGAAAAAGCTTATCCTTATCCTCATCCCTTATACCCTCACCAGTGTCTGAAACCTCTATTATTATATTGCTTGTTGTCTCATCCTCTCTCACTATTACCGTTATTTTACCATTTTCATCAATAGCCTGTACGGCATTGTCAAAAATATTTATCAATACTCGTTTAAAATTATCAGCGTCTAT encodes the following:
- a CDS encoding sigma-54 dependent transcriptional regulator, translated to MGDFTVVLIDDEKSIRETLSEIFEDEGFNVVKFETGEEGIEYIEKNHPDVVFLDLWLPGIDGLEVLQRIKQLNSVLPVIIISGHGKIDQAVKATRLGAYDFLEKPLSLERVLLTAKNAIERKELQVQNETLKKDMIQKYTIVGESRAVRDLKKEIEIAGKSNARVLIMGESGVGKELVARNLHHQSDRVNKAFVEVNCVAIPQELIESELFGHEKGSFTGAFEKKRGKFELANEGTLFLDEIGDMSMTTQAKLLRIIETQEFQRVGGSKNIKVDVRIIAATNKDLQKEVKEGKFREDLFFRLNVIPIVVPPLRERKDDLPILIEHFMGVFAAEYARPLRVISPEAMKILITHDWPGNVRELKNTLERLFIMTQSKVIMATDISIGDSPQKDYFAYETLREARDTFEKDYIIRQLVKHKWNVSKTAETLQIERSNLHRKIKGYDIDIP